The Oligoflexus sp. sequence AGAGATGCGCGCCGATTTCAAACTCATCAAAGACCGCCTGCCCCAGGCCAAACGCCTCATCCTCTGCACCAGCTGGTATCATTCCAGCCGCGCGCATTGGATCGCCGAGCGGGTCAACACCTTCGGCTATGAATTGAAATCCGTGCCGTCCCCTCGCCCCAAGATTTGGTATGCGAAGGAGCTGGATTTTCTCGCGGTTTACAATGAATACCTGAAGTGGGCCTTCTACCGGGCCCGCTATTGATGACCTATCTTCAGCCCAGGCTCTTGGCCATCATCTGCTCGACCATCGAACGGGGCACCATAGGTGGTTTCGTCAGCCACTGACCGCCATCGACGACCAGGGTATGGCCTGTAATATAAGACGCCGCTGATGAAGCCAGAAACACTGCGGCCATCCCGATCTCACTGGTTTCACCAAAGCGACGAAGAGGAATATCCTTCTTCATTTTCTCGCCCGTATCACCGGGTGCAAGCCGCTTCATGCCTTCCGTATCACCGATTGGTCCCGGCGCAATCCCGCAAACGCGGATGCCTTCCGGGCCCCATTCCGTGGCCAAATTCACGGTCAAGGCATCCACACCGGCCTTCGCCGCCGAGACATGCGCTTGGAAGGGCGTTCCCACGTAATGCAGCGTCGCAGAAATGTTAATGATAAGGCCATGGGTGTCGCGCAGATATTTATAACCGTAGCGACACATATTGAAGGTTCCGTTCAGATCAATATCCACGACCGTTTTAAAACCGTTGGGGCTCAAAACCTCAGGCGGGCACAGGAAGTTACCAGCCGCGCCGTTGACAAGGATATCTATTTTTCCCAGGGCATGAGCCGTGGCATCAAGAGCGGCCAGACACGCTTCGGGATTTCGGACATCACCACCTTTGAAGAAGGTCTTCACGCCCAGCTTGCTGAGTTCAGTGCAGGCTTTCTCCAGCACATCCTCACGCCGCCCCATCATCGCGATATCTGCGCCGTGGGATGCCAGGGCCTTGGCCACACCAAAATTGATGCCGCTGCCGCCGCCTGTGATAAATGCGACCTTGCCTTTCAGAATATCGGAGCGAAATGGAGAGATCGTCATAAGTATCCCTTTCTGCCTTGGATCGTGTGAGGGTTGCCTTGGAAAAGGAACACCATTCAGCGCGTGGCAGCAAGGGATTTTTCAGAGGTGTTAATGTGGCGAGAGGCGTCCACCTTGCAGACGTTCCAGATCCTGCCGCAGGCGCAGGCCCCAGGCGTCGCCCTTCAGGGGGTGTACAAGATAATACCTGTTCGCCTGAATAAATTCCGGCCCACCCTTATGAGGATTGATCGCCATGTCACAGGCCCAGTCCGGGACCAGCTCGGCAAGATCCACAAGGGGGTGATTCAGGGCTTTGACGAGCACATTGCTCATCACATCCTCGCCAAACACGAGGCCCAGGCCTGCGAGAGGTTTCCGATCCAGCCACCCCCGTCTTGCCCATTCCCTGAGTGTGACGCCCGCAATAATTTGAAAAGGACCACCGATAAAGCGGCGTCTGAAACCATTCATAATCGCCCGCAGACC is a genomic window containing:
- a CDS encoding SDR family oxidoreductase — encoded protein: MTISPFRSDILKGKVAFITGGGSGINFGVAKALASHGADIAMMGRREDVLEKACTELSKLGVKTFFKGGDVRNPEACLAALDATAHALGKIDILVNGAAGNFLCPPEVLSPNGFKTVVDIDLNGTFNMCRYGYKYLRDTHGLIINISATLHYVGTPFQAHVSAAKAGVDALTVNLATEWGPEGIRVCGIAPGPIGDTEGMKRLAPGDTGEKMKKDIPLRRFGETSEIGMAAVFLASSAASYITGHTLVVDGGQWLTKPPMVPRSMVEQMMAKSLG